In Halobacterium noricense, the genomic stretch CGTCCACGCGCGAGAGCCTGTCCGAATCGAGGTCGTGGTCCGTGTACGGGTCGAGTTCGTCCAGCCGGTCGATGTAGTAGGGGGCGTCGAAGTCGTCGAAATTCCACCCCGTCGTGACGTCCGGGTCCGTCTCCTCGATGTAGTCGACGAACGCCTCGTGCATCGCCTCCTCCGTGTCGAACGCCCGGACTTCGAGGTCCGCGTTCTCGTCCATCAGATCGTGATCGACGAGTTCGTCGGGTGAGGGCGCGGTCGCGTCCGGTGCCTCGTAGAGCCACGCGATGTACTCGTCGTCGTAGGAGTCATGGCTCGTCAGGCACAGTATCGGTTCCTCGCCCTCCTCGGGGAAGCCGGAGCGGTCGTCGACCTCGATGTCGAAGGTGTTGACGCGGACGTCGGCGTCGACCTCGCAAGTCTCGATTTCGTCGTGGTGGACGTAGACCGCGCCGTCGTCGGCGCGGCGCTCGGGTACGCGCATGCCGCTGGTGACGTCCTTGTCGATGAGCAGGCGGTTCGGGAACAGGATGTCCGCCTCGTAGTGCTCGAAGCGGTCCCGGACGTTCCCGACGTCGCGGGGCGTGCGCCCGAAAATCTTCGTGAGTTTCTCGCCACGGATGGACTCGTAGGGGTCGCCGTTCTCGTCGGTCTCCTCGGAGCCCGTGATGGCGTCCTGCGCGAGGTCGTCCTCGTCGATGCTGTCCGTTGGCGCGTAGAAGTACGGCCGGAACCCGTGGACGCGGACGTGCTCGGCGGTGTTGTCGGCGGTGCGGCCGAACACGTGGACGACGGGGCGCTCGCGGTCGCCGTCGCCCTCGACGGTGTAGTCGACCTGCGTGACCATCAGTTCGGCGTCGCCGTCGGCGTCCGGGAGCGCGTCGGCTTCTGCGGAGACGATTTCGTTCACGACGGGGTCGCCGTCCCCCGCGACGACTTCCGCTTCCGCGCGGACCGTGTCGTCGGGGACGTCCGCCGCATCGCCGTCGGCATCGCTCCCCTCGTGTATGAACTCGGAGAGGTCCGTGTCTTCCATTACGTCATCGTTCGGTCCTGTCGCCTAAAAACTCGCCCTTCCGCGCGGCGAAATCGGCCACCGGGAGAAGGCTTATACTGTGCTACTTCTTACCACGGGACGAGGTGACAGACGTGACTGACCACGCAGCGGGCGACACGCACCGCCACAACGACGTCCCACAGCTGCCCGAGGGCGAGGAGGTCCGAGACTCCGTGGAGTCCTACGACACAGAGGACGGCGTCGTGTTCTACGACGCCGACAATCCGCTCGCGTGGCTCAAAGCGACGAACGCCGTGTCGCTGGGCGACGTGCTCTGATAGGCAACGCTTTTCCACCGACGCCGCCCTTCTCCGAGCGTGTTCGACGAAGAGGACGCGGACGGCGACCACGACTTCCTCGACGACGAACCCAGCGACGCCGAGCAGGAGCTCGCGCCCGAGGTCGACGTTCCGTCCGTCGACGCGCCCGAGATTCCGGACGGCTCGGACGCGCCCGCGGGCCTCCGCCGGCGGTTCTGGACGCTCGTCGCCACGTTCAACGTCGCGCTGCTCGCCGTCAGCCTCGGCCTGATGTTCGTCGCGTTCCGCGGCCGCTGGCAGTACGGCGGCCTCGCGGTCGTTCTCGGACTCGTGCTGTTCGCGTTCGGCTACTGGCGCTACCAGCGCTACACCGGTGACGAAACAAACGACGAGTGATGCCCCGGAAGGCCTAACGCCACGCGCCCGCTCGTTTCTCACATGCGTACGGTTCGCGACGACGACGGCCACCACTACCTCCTCCTCAAGCAGAGCAGCGACAGCAGCCTCGTCCGCGACCCCGAGACCGGCGACGAGCGCCACGTCCCGAACGACGACCTCGAACCCGCGGACGGCGACGCGCCACTCGACGCACTCGCGACCGCTGTCCCCGAGCCCGCGCGCCGCGTCGCCACCGCCTGCCACGACGACTGGCTGCTCGGCCTGCTCGTCGACTTGGCGGACCGCGGCCCGCTGGCCGCCCGCGAGATGCTCGGCGCGTACGACACCTGCGAGAGCGACCTGCTCGGCGGCGTCACCGAACTCCGCGCCGCCGGCCTCGTCGACGAAGCGACGGTGAACGGCGAGCGCGGCTACCGGCTCACCGAGACGGGGAGTGACGGTATCGCCGCGCTCCGTCAGAACTAGTCCGCCAGCACTTCCTCGGGGTCGCGCACCACGCGCGACCGGTTCGTTGTCGCGTCCTTCTCCACGCGCACCACGTCGTCGGCGGCGTCCACGAGTTCGTCGTCGTGGCTCACCACGACGATCTGCTCGACGCCCATGCGGCGCATCTGCTCGACCAGTTCGACGAGCTGCGAGACGTGCCCCGAATCGAGGAACACCGTGGGTTCGTCGAGGATGAGCGGCGGGAGCGGCGCTTCGCCGTCGATGCCCTCCGCGAGCAGCCGGTAGATGGCGCAGCGCAGGCTGAGATTGAACAGCGCGCGCTCCCCGCCCGACAGCTGCTCGGGTTCGAGGGGTTCGCCGTCCTTCTGGTAGACGGTGAGTTCGTAGTCCCCCGAGAGTTCGATGCGGGCGTACGAGTCGTTCTGATACACCAGCTCGAACGTCTCGTTCAGCAAGCGCTCCAGTTTCGCGACGTTCTGCTGGCGCAGTTCCGCGCGCAGGTCGCCGTACGTCGACTCCAGTTCGGAGACCTCGTCGTGAATCTCCTGGAGTTCGTCGAGGCGCGCGGCGACCGTCTCGCGCTGGTCGCGCAGCGCTTCCAGTTCCTCGATGGCGTTCTCCGCCGCGCCAATCTGGCCCTGTAGCTCGTCGCGGCGCTCGTGGAGGTCGTCCAGCTTGGGTTCGACCTGTTCGAGGTAGTCCTCGGCGCGCTCCTTGTCCGCCTTCGCCGCCTTGATGCGGTCCTCGTCGAAGTCGGCTTCGAGGCGCTGCTTGCGCTCCCGGAGGTCGCTCAGGCGGTCGCGGCGC encodes the following:
- a CDS encoding DUF7331 family protein; protein product: MTDVTDHAAGDTHRHNDVPQLPEGEEVRDSVESYDTEDGVVFYDADNPLAWLKATNAVSLGDVL
- a CDS encoding DUF7322 domain-containing protein; translation: MFDEEDADGDHDFLDDEPSDAEQELAPEVDVPSVDAPEIPDGSDAPAGLRRRFWTLVATFNVALLAVSLGLMFVAFRGRWQYGGLAVVLGLVLFAFGYWRYQRYTGDETNDE
- a CDS encoding DUF7346 family protein, which translates into the protein MRTVRDDDGHHYLLLKQSSDSSLVRDPETGDERHVPNDDLEPADGDAPLDALATAVPEPARRVATACHDDWLLGLLVDLADRGPLAAREMLGAYDTCESDLLGGVTELRAAGLVDEATVNGERGYRLTETGSDGIAALRQN